From the genome of Brienomyrus brachyistius isolate T26 chromosome 8, BBRACH_0.4, whole genome shotgun sequence, one region includes:
- the cidec gene encoding cell death activator CIDE-3 — MMEYAKRSLGLLSPTSLSKCVTASVNASASMTQQLFTGLNSRPRPFRVSNADRSVKKGIMADSLRDLLDKAADALQVSCTSSLVLDEDGTGVDTEEFFITLEDNAVLMILEKGQKWTPPLHGPQRAPSSDRHPRHRKDVAKLTFDLYKTNPQEFIGCLNVKATLYGMYSISYDLRCYSAKRMLKEVLRWTLFSMQATGHVLLGTSCYMQQLLDEEEKAEATAVLPSLRNGMRAIQWGRTQC, encoded by the exons AA ATGCGTGACAGCCAGCGTCAACGCCAGTGCCTCCATGACCCAGCAGCTCTTCACGGGGCTGAACTCGCGACCCCGGCCCTTCCGGGTCTCCAATGCTGACCGAAGCGTGAAGAAGGGCATCATGGCTGACAGCCTGCGCGATCTCCTGGACAAG GCTGCCGATGCCCTGCAAGTGAGCTGTACAAGCTCCCTGGTGCTGGATGAGGATGGAACTGGGGTGGACACAGAGGAGTTTTTCATTACCCTGGAGGACAATGCTGTCCTCATGATTTTGGAAAAAGGACAGAAGTGGACACCACCACTC CACGGTCCACAGAGGGCACCTTCCAGTGACCGCCACCCCCGCCACAGAAAGGATGTGGCAaagctgacctttgacctgtacAAGACCAACCCCCAGGAATTCATTGGCTGCCTTAATGTGAAGGCCACGCTGTATGGAATGTACTCCATCTCGTATGACCTGCGCTGCTACAGTGCGAAGAGGATGCTGAA GGAAGTGCTGCGATGGACGCTGTTTTCCATGCAAGCCACGGGCCACGTCCTGCTAGGCACTTCCTGCTACATGCAGCAGCTCCTGGATGAGGAGGAGAAGGCAGAGGCAACAGCCGTGCTGCCCAGCCTGAGGAATGGGATGCGAGCTATCCAATGGGGACGGACCCAGTGCTGA